From the genome of Candidatus Krumholzibacteriota bacterium, one region includes:
- the argF gene encoding ornithine carbamoyltransferase: protein MALGKKDFLCIRDFPRTELDEILALARRQKPLARRFELEPTHPGRVLACIFHKPSLRTRISFEVAIRQLGGTSLYVTEREIGIGSREAPKDVGAVLSRFVDGIMIRTFDQGLVDTLALNSTVPVINGLTDLLHPCQVMGDVLTVIERYGMIDGKKVVFVGDGNNVARSWLNAAARFPFKLVLTSPDGYQLDGESVEAARKDGDPDYEWIEDPAEAVEDADVVYTDVWTSMGQEEEAAERRRKFELYRVDAALMGRANTDCIFMHCLPAHRGDEVTDEVIDSPNSVVYDEAENRLHIQRAIIGLLMK from the coding sequence ATGGCACTGGGCAAGAAGGACTTCCTCTGCATCCGCGACTTCCCGAGGACCGAGCTCGACGAGATACTCGCGCTGGCGCGCAGGCAGAAGCCGCTCGCCAGGCGGTTCGAACTCGAGCCGACCCATCCAGGCAGGGTCCTCGCCTGCATCTTCCACAAGCCGAGCCTCCGGACACGTATCAGTTTCGAGGTCGCCATACGCCAGCTCGGCGGCACGAGTCTCTACGTCACGGAGCGGGAGATCGGGATCGGCAGCCGCGAGGCGCCGAAGGACGTGGGGGCCGTGCTTTCGCGCTTCGTCGACGGCATCATGATCCGCACCTTCGACCAGGGATTGGTGGACACCCTCGCGTTGAATTCGACCGTTCCCGTGATCAACGGCCTCACCGACCTGCTGCACCCCTGCCAGGTGATGGGCGACGTCCTCACGGTCATCGAACGGTACGGGATGATCGACGGGAAGAAGGTCGTCTTCGTCGGCGACGGCAACAACGTCGCCCGGAGCTGGCTCAACGCCGCCGCGAGATTCCCGTTCAAGCTCGTGCTCACGTCGCCGGACGGGTACCAGCTCGACGGCGAATCGGTCGAGGCGGCCCGAAAGGACGGCGACCCGGATTACGAGTGGATCGAGGATCCCGCCGAGGCCGTCGAGGACGCGGACGTCGTCTACACGGACGTCTGGACGAGCATGGGGCAGGAGGAAGAGGCGGCCGAACGGCGGAGGAAGTTCGAGTTGTACCGCGTCGACGCGGCCTTGATGGGACGGGCGAACACCGATTGCATCTTCATGCACTGCCTGCCGGCTCATCGAGGAGACGAAGTGACCGATGAGGTCATCGATTCGCCCAACTCGGTGGTATACGACGAGGCGGAGAACCGGCTGCACATCCAGCGGGCGATCATCGGATTGCTCATGAAGTGA
- a CDS encoding Ig-like domain-containing protein translates to MRKTIFPFILLAASACAVQKPPTGGPEDRTPPQLVSSVPARDSTGVGRETGVRLFFSERIDGESFKSRIRSYPPLEFESVRADDDQLEIRFREALPETTIVLAVSGGYLDYHGVRSKQPILLRFATVDSMARGRIEGRIRFKGIPDSTGVARLFVVRPDTTIDVVRDREDLVAFADWQGRYRFDGLPADSSRYLVQAFLDADGDGKPSGEKEFAQFPADTLLLTAKFPIVPHFVFDIIDPNEPGGVEGRIIDETGLGRLPIVVLRAVTPETGPIVALVDTTGAFVLPRIPPGGYLFTVLVDMRPDSLCGDYPSPADSSILLPEPCFTAPETLFVMPGETVSLDPVTLGPGGAR, encoded by the coding sequence GTGAGAAAGACGATTTTTCCGTTCATCCTGCTCGCGGCGTCCGCGTGCGCCGTGCAGAAGCCGCCCACCGGCGGTCCGGAGGACCGGACGCCGCCGCAACTCGTCTCCTCGGTGCCGGCGCGCGATTCCACGGGCGTCGGCCGCGAGACCGGGGTGCGCCTCTTCTTCAGCGAGCGGATCGACGGCGAGAGCTTCAAGAGCCGCATACGCTCCTATCCGCCGCTCGAGTTCGAATCGGTCCGGGCGGACGACGACCAGCTCGAGATCCGCTTCCGGGAGGCGCTTCCGGAAACGACGATTGTTCTCGCCGTCTCGGGAGGATATCTCGACTACCACGGCGTCCGTTCGAAGCAGCCGATACTGCTCCGGTTCGCGACGGTCGATTCGATGGCGCGCGGGCGGATCGAGGGACGGATACGTTTCAAGGGGATCCCCGATTCGACCGGGGTCGCCCGGCTCTTCGTCGTCCGGCCGGATACAACGATCGACGTCGTCCGCGATCGGGAGGATCTCGTCGCGTTCGCCGATTGGCAGGGGCGCTACCGGTTCGACGGCCTGCCCGCCGATTCGTCGAGATATCTCGTTCAGGCCTTCCTCGACGCCGACGGCGACGGGAAGCCGTCCGGCGAGAAGGAATTCGCGCAGTTCCCCGCCGACACGCTGCTTCTCACGGCGAAGTTCCCGATCGTTCCGCACTTCGTCTTCGACATCATCGACCCGAACGAACCGGGCGGTGTCGAGGGGCGAATCATCGACGAAACCGGGCTCGGACGACTGCCGATCGTCGTTTTGCGGGCGGTCACCCCGGAGACAGGCCCCATCGTCGCCCTCGTCGACACGACCGGCGCCTTCGTGCTGCCGCGCATCCCGCCCGGTGGCTACCTCTTCACCGTGCTGGTCGACATGAGGCCCGATTCCCTGTGCGGCGACTACCCCTCGCCGGCCGACTCCTCGATCCTCCTGCCTGAACCGTGCTTCACCGCGCCGGAGACCCTCTTCGTCATGCCGGGGGAGACCGTATCGCTCGATCCGGTCACGCTCGGTCCGGGAGGCGCTCGATGA
- a CDS encoding diaminopimelate epimerase translates to MSGERAFVKMHGAGNDFVVIGDLDGAFPATPGVVAALCAAHTGIGADGLILVGRSSKADFRMRYFNRDGGEAGMCGNGARCAARFAFDEEIAGESMAFETNAGIVKAEILAGGKVRIGLGPVRGLRIGLRPGNGWEEAHAADSGVPHAIVFARDARELADPDFPALAGILRGDPIFGEAGANVDLVFAQDRHTIRFRTYERGVEAETLACGTGAVASAVVAAALDLVEPPVACATAGGDILTVDFVPTGEGAEDVFLTGPAVVSFRGEIGAELLR, encoded by the coding sequence ATGAGCGGGGAACGCGCGTTCGTCAAGATGCACGGCGCGGGGAACGATTTCGTCGTCATCGGCGACCTCGACGGTGCCTTCCCGGCGACACCGGGCGTCGTCGCGGCGCTCTGCGCCGCGCACACGGGGATCGGGGCGGACGGCCTGATCCTCGTGGGACGCTCGTCGAAAGCCGATTTCCGGATGCGGTACTTCAACCGCGACGGCGGCGAGGCCGGCATGTGCGGTAACGGCGCGCGATGCGCCGCCCGGTTCGCGTTCGACGAGGAAATCGCCGGCGAGAGCATGGCCTTCGAGACGAACGCGGGAATCGTCAAGGCCGAGATCCTCGCGGGAGGGAAGGTGCGGATCGGGCTGGGGCCGGTGCGCGGCCTCCGCATCGGCCTGCGGCCGGGGAACGGATGGGAGGAAGCGCACGCCGCGGACTCGGGGGTGCCCCACGCGATCGTCTTCGCCCGGGACGCGAGAGAGCTCGCGGATCCGGACTTTCCCGCGCTCGCGGGGATACTCCGCGGCGATCCGATCTTCGGCGAGGCTGGCGCGAACGTCGACCTCGTCTTCGCGCAGGATCGCCACACGATCCGGTTCAGGACGTACGAACGGGGCGTCGAGGCGGAAACCCTGGCCTGCGGAACCGGCGCGGTCGCCTCTGCCGTCGTCGCAGCCGCTCTCGATCTCGTCGAGCCCCCGGTCGCGTGCGCAACGGCGGGGGGGGACATCCTCACGGTCGATTTCGTTCCGACGGGGGAGGGGGCGGAAGACGTATTCCTGACCGGACCGGCCGTCGTTTCCTTCCGCGGAGAGATCGGCGCGGAGCTTCTCCGATAG
- a CDS encoding PD40 domain-containing protein, translating to MNRAMRTPLLACLIAAAVALPAAEAHAQYPFGKNKIQYTAKDWKVMETEHVDIFYYPDEEVLAGFVAGFVEGVYDEYSAYFRVDFESRIPVILYGTHHDFKETNVIPYILSEATLGFTEFIKGRVALPFTGSYYDLERVCRHELVHAFMLEKLRVVMQSHRRYTYQHPPLWFTEGLAEFLGKREQDNEAHMFLRDAVTGNRLVSLPEMWRIDGSFLMYKEGESALHYLATRFGRESIVVLLENWWKSDRFDILLRKTIGIGQAELSEDWEEYLRRRYFPAVLTRRRADEAGTMLSEPERSFDSHPAVLLDDEGHERYFCLGFGLGTIDLKELRLRERGRRRGEGKSRTIIRGGGSTAFESIPILRSHVSGRGDTLLFVAKTGERDAIYLYDPFERKTIERIEVPDARMLNSPSLSRDGRSVAFSAIDDHGRTDLYVYDRPSGRTRRLTDDVYDDLHPDWHPDGRSLVFCSDRCDGGMRGSSALFTIEVETGRIEQITDGSYRDTDPRWLDDGRGMLFSSDRTGVADIWLLEDGVLSRQTGTIGGLFNPVPCPDGAHFLASGFSGGSYRIYQMAFAETARESKRNEPGICGIGWTPVLADSSIERGRRDYRAQFGVDFIGAAFAVDPDYGYMGNGAQIYMTDILGDHQLMFLFGSASDDFDDFWTRLNVAATYYNQSDRLNWAVGAFHLASYMGTFYDLLRFERRYGVVAAVSYPVSKFTRIELSGVFKGMERDDDITFLGLENGKSWLVSSFLSLTTDNIVWYVGGPLKGHRMNVALGNTIDLEGRGYESTTLNVDLRNYQNIGRRIVFAQRFVSRSAWGSDLQLFYLGGSWDLRGYEFRDFAGKKTMLFNNEIRFPLLDRLLVRLPFGHIDFPLFRGALFFDTGRAWDWIEDTGWIGSVGAGVEMNLGYLPVIRLNFSRRTDFREIEKKYRIGFFLGFNF from the coding sequence ATGAATCGCGCCATGCGCACCCCCCTCCTTGCATGCCTGATCGCCGCCGCCGTGGCGCTGCCCGCCGCGGAAGCGCACGCACAGTACCCCTTCGGGAAGAACAAGATCCAGTACACGGCGAAGGACTGGAAGGTCATGGAGACCGAGCATGTCGACATCTTCTACTATCCAGACGAGGAGGTGCTCGCCGGGTTCGTCGCCGGTTTCGTCGAGGGGGTCTACGACGAGTACTCCGCGTACTTCCGTGTCGATTTCGAATCGCGCATTCCCGTCATCCTCTACGGCACCCATCACGACTTCAAGGAAACGAACGTCATCCCCTACATCCTCAGCGAGGCGACGCTGGGCTTCACCGAGTTCATCAAGGGACGCGTCGCGCTTCCGTTCACGGGGTCCTACTACGATCTCGAGCGGGTGTGCCGGCACGAACTCGTCCACGCCTTCATGCTCGAGAAACTGCGCGTGGTGATGCAGTCGCACCGGCGGTACACCTACCAGCATCCGCCCCTCTGGTTCACCGAGGGGCTCGCCGAGTTTCTCGGGAAACGCGAACAGGACAACGAGGCGCACATGTTCCTGCGCGACGCGGTCACGGGAAACCGTCTCGTTTCGCTCCCGGAGATGTGGCGCATCGATGGATCGTTCCTGATGTACAAGGAGGGCGAAAGCGCGCTGCACTACCTGGCGACGCGATTCGGGCGTGAATCCATCGTCGTCCTCCTGGAGAACTGGTGGAAGAGCGACCGCTTCGACATCCTTCTCCGCAAGACCATCGGCATCGGCCAGGCGGAGCTCAGCGAGGACTGGGAGGAGTATCTCAGGCGGCGGTACTTTCCCGCCGTGCTCACGCGGCGCCGCGCGGACGAAGCCGGCACGATGCTCTCCGAACCCGAACGCTCCTTCGACAGCCATCCGGCGGTCCTCCTCGACGACGAGGGGCACGAGCGGTATTTCTGCCTCGGTTTCGGGCTCGGCACGATCGATCTGAAGGAGCTCCGGCTCCGCGAACGGGGAAGACGGCGGGGAGAGGGAAAGTCGAGGACGATCATCCGGGGCGGCGGCTCGACGGCCTTCGAATCGATACCGATCCTTCGCAGCCACGTCTCCGGGCGCGGAGACACCCTGCTCTTCGTCGCGAAGACGGGCGAACGGGACGCGATCTATCTCTACGACCCCTTCGAGCGGAAGACGATCGAACGTATCGAGGTTCCCGACGCGCGGATGCTGAATTCGCCATCGCTGTCGCGCGACGGGAGATCGGTGGCCTTCTCGGCGATCGACGACCACGGACGCACCGATCTCTACGTTTATGACCGCCCCTCGGGCAGAACCAGGCGCCTCACCGACGACGTGTACGACGATCTCCATCCAGACTGGCATCCCGACGGCCGCTCGCTCGTCTTCTGTTCCGACCGGTGCGACGGCGGAATGCGCGGCTCGTCGGCGCTCTTCACGATCGAGGTCGAGACGGGCAGGATCGAGCAGATCACGGACGGCTCGTATCGCGACACCGATCCGCGATGGCTCGACGACGGCCGCGGCATGCTCTTTTCCTCCGACCGCACGGGGGTCGCCGACATCTGGCTGCTCGAGGACGGCGTCCTCTCACGGCAGACGGGAACGATCGGGGGGCTCTTCAATCCCGTGCCCTGCCCGGACGGCGCCCATTTCCTCGCCTCCGGATTCTCCGGGGGGAGCTACCGGATCTATCAAATGGCCTTCGCCGAGACCGCGAGGGAATCGAAGCGGAACGAGCCGGGCATCTGCGGGATCGGCTGGACGCCGGTTTTGGCGGACTCGTCCATCGAGCGGGGACGGCGCGATTACCGCGCGCAGTTCGGGGTCGATTTCATCGGCGCCGCCTTCGCCGTCGATCCCGATTACGGCTACATGGGGAACGGCGCCCAGATCTACATGACGGACATCCTCGGCGACCACCAGTTGATGTTCCTCTTCGGCAGCGCCTCGGACGATTTCGACGACTTCTGGACCCGCCTGAACGTCGCCGCGACCTACTACAACCAGTCCGACCGGCTCAACTGGGCCGTCGGCGCCTTCCACCTGGCGAGCTACATGGGAACGTTCTACGACCTGCTCCGCTTCGAGCGGAGATACGGGGTGGTCGCGGCCGTCTCCTATCCCGTCTCGAAGTTCACGAGGATCGAGCTCTCCGGCGTGTTCAAGGGGATGGAGCGGGACGACGACATCACCTTCCTCGGCCTGGAGAACGGGAAATCATGGCTCGTATCGAGTTTCCTCTCGCTCACGACCGACAACATCGTCTGGTACGTCGGCGGTCCCCTCAAGGGGCACCGGATGAACGTCGCGCTGGGAAACACGATCGATCTCGAGGGGCGGGGGTACGAGAGCACGACCCTGAACGTCGACCTGCGCAACTACCAGAACATCGGGAGGCGCATCGTCTTCGCACAGCGTTTCGTGAGCAGGAGCGCATGGGGGAGCGACCTCCAGCTCTTCTACCTCGGGGGCTCGTGGGATCTGAGGGGATACGAGTTCCGCGATTTCGCCGGAAAGAAGACGATGCTCTTCAACAACGAGATCCGTTTCCCGCTCCTCGATCGCCTGCTCGTGCGCCTGCCCTTCGGGCACATCGATTTCCCGCTCTTCAGGGGCGCCCTCTTCTTCGACACGGGACGGGCGTGGGACTGGATCGAGGACACCGGCTGGATCGGAAGCGTCGGCGCCGGAGTGGAGATGAACCTTGGCTACCTGCCCGTCATCCGCCTGAATTTCAGCCGGCGAACCGATTTCAGGGAGATCGAGAAGAAGTACCGGATCGGGTTCTTCCTCGGATTCAACTTCTAG
- a CDS encoding bifunctional homocysteine S-methyltransferase/methylenetetrahydrofolate reductase produces MPAGFLELLEEGIVLFDGAMGTMLYERGVFINRSFDEINLSNPRLVERIHREYVEAGAEVVETNTFGANRCKLSLHGLDDRLAEINRRGVEIAREATGGEALVAGSIGPLGIRIEPWGPTSNDEAAATFAEQAEAIMSVGVDLFVLETFADLNEIHQAIRGVRRVADVPVVALMTLQRDGLGLYGTEPDEFAVRLVEWGADVVGVNCSVGPKIMLDAVEKMSRAVDTWIAAQPNAGIPQNVEGRNIYMTSPEYLGEYARRFARVGVRVIGGCCGTTPAHIRAIREALKTVRPSKTSYHVDRPSLTDEADLSPVPIQEKSALAARVAAGEFVRLVELVPPVGSDPSGVIAAAAELRSAGIDAINIPDSPRATSRMSPLALAVLVEREAGIETVLHYCCRDRNILGMQSDLLGAHALGLRNILLITGDPIRTEDYPDATSVFDIDSIGLTNVVHGLNQGRDIGGRRLRSPTAFHIGVGANPGAVNAEEEMHRFSWKVKAGAEFVVTQPIFDVMQLRRFIDAMAPRALPVIAGVWPLVSYRNAEFMNNELPGVSVPGEILARMREAGSGDAAVAEGVSIASGILREIRPLVAGVQVSAPFNRHSIALEVIARGLGEDLASPRS; encoded by the coding sequence ATGCCGGCCGGTTTTCTCGAACTGCTCGAAGAAGGGATCGTCCTGTTCGACGGCGCGATGGGAACGATGCTGTACGAGCGCGGCGTCTTCATCAACCGTTCCTTCGACGAAATCAATCTGTCCAATCCCCGCCTCGTCGAGAGAATCCACCGGGAGTACGTCGAGGCGGGAGCCGAGGTCGTCGAAACGAACACCTTCGGGGCGAACCGATGCAAGCTCTCCCTCCACGGTCTCGACGACCGCCTCGCCGAGATCAACCGGCGGGGCGTGGAGATCGCGCGAGAAGCGACCGGCGGGGAGGCGCTCGTGGCGGGATCGATCGGCCCCCTCGGCATCAGGATCGAGCCCTGGGGACCGACGTCGAACGACGAGGCCGCCGCCACCTTCGCCGAGCAGGCCGAGGCGATCATGTCCGTCGGCGTCGACCTTTTCGTCCTCGAGACCTTCGCGGACCTGAACGAGATCCACCAGGCGATCCGCGGCGTCAGGCGCGTCGCCGACGTCCCCGTCGTCGCGCTGATGACCCTGCAGCGGGACGGCCTCGGCCTGTACGGCACGGAACCGGACGAGTTCGCCGTCAGGCTCGTGGAATGGGGCGCGGACGTCGTCGGGGTCAACTGCTCGGTCGGACCGAAGATCATGCTCGACGCTGTCGAGAAGATGTCCCGCGCCGTCGACACGTGGATCGCGGCGCAGCCCAACGCGGGTATTCCGCAGAACGTCGAGGGGCGGAACATCTACATGACCTCCCCCGAGTACCTCGGCGAATACGCGCGCCGGTTCGCCCGGGTCGGCGTGCGTGTCATCGGGGGCTGTTGCGGGACGACCCCCGCGCATATCCGGGCGATCCGGGAGGCGCTGAAGACGGTCAGGCCGTCGAAGACCTCCTATCACGTCGACCGGCCGTCCCTGACCGACGAGGCCGACCTGTCCCCCGTCCCCATCCAGGAGAAATCCGCGCTGGCGGCCCGCGTCGCCGCGGGCGAATTCGTTCGTCTCGTCGAGCTGGTCCCCCCGGTCGGCAGCGACCCCTCCGGCGTCATCGCCGCCGCCGCCGAGTTGCGCTCGGCGGGGATCGATGCGATCAACATCCCCGACAGCCCGCGGGCCACGAGCCGCATGAGCCCGCTCGCTCTCGCCGTCCTCGTCGAGCGCGAGGCCGGGATCGAGACGGTTCTCCACTACTGCTGCCGCGACCGGAACATCCTCGGGATGCAGAGCGACCTTCTCGGCGCCCACGCACTCGGCCTCCGGAACATCCTCCTCATCACGGGGGATCCCATCCGCACGGAGGACTACCCCGACGCGACATCGGTCTTCGACATCGACTCGATCGGCCTGACGAACGTCGTGCACGGGCTGAACCAGGGCCGCGACATCGGCGGGCGTCGGCTCCGCTCGCCAACCGCCTTCCACATCGGCGTCGGCGCCAATCCCGGCGCGGTGAACGCCGAGGAGGAGATGCATCGGTTCTCCTGGAAGGTGAAGGCCGGGGCGGAGTTCGTCGTTACGCAGCCGATCTTCGACGTCATGCAGCTCCGGCGGTTCATCGACGCGATGGCGCCGCGCGCCCTGCCGGTGATCGCCGGCGTCTGGCCCCTCGTGAGCTACCGGAACGCCGAATTCATGAACAACGAGCTGCCTGGAGTGAGCGTGCCCGGCGAGATACTCGCCCGCATGCGCGAGGCGGGCAGCGGCGACGCGGCCGTCGCCGAGGGCGTGAGCATCGCGTCCGGGATACTGCGTGAGATCCGTCCGCTCGTCGCCGGCGTCCAGGTCAGCGCTCCCTTCAACCGGCACTCGATCGCCCTCGAGGTGATCGCGCGCGGGCTCGGGGAGGATTTGGCGTCGCCTAGAAGTTGA
- a CDS encoding proline--tRNA ligase codes for MRWSKSCIPTLKETPHEAEIASHILMVRAGLIKKLTSGVYTFLPIGLRVLRNVERIVREEMDAIGCQEVAMPILHPTEIYEESGRLATFGPELFKVSDRKKRVFALGPTHEEVVTLIARDEMKSYRDLPQTIYQILVKFRDEIRPRFGVMRAREFVMKDAYSFNADDESLDETYRAMEGAYRRIIERCGLRYAMVEADSGYIGGNESHEFMVLAETGEDVILSCECGYGVNIERAAPPAPADAADAGLDPFREVETPGAATIDEVSGFLGVEPSSLVKTLLYRTNEKNVAVLVPGDRDVNDLKLGRVFDDPEIRFLEPGEIAELTGARVGFSGPVGLPGGTEIVADRLVAGYPSMIVGANRDDRHLVGVVAGRDFSVDRYEDLAGAREGDACPRCGRPMTESNGVEVGHIFKLGTKYSAAMNATFLDEQGKARPFIMGCYGFGISRMVAAIIEQHHDDDGIVWPEAVAPFQVMILPVNARDEAVMEAASRIESELAEAGIEALVDDRDLSPGVKFKDSELVGIPLRITIGRKLRDGVVELFHRDTRQVEDLPVEEAARTAIRQIG; via the coding sequence ATGCGCTGGTCGAAGAGCTGCATACCGACGCTCAAGGAGACGCCCCACGAAGCGGAGATCGCGAGTCACATACTCATGGTGAGGGCCGGCCTCATCAAGAAGCTGACGTCGGGGGTCTACACCTTCCTGCCGATCGGGCTCCGCGTTCTCAGGAACGTCGAACGCATCGTGCGCGAGGAGATGGACGCGATCGGGTGCCAGGAGGTCGCGATGCCGATCCTCCACCCGACGGAGATCTACGAGGAGAGCGGCCGCCTCGCCACTTTCGGCCCCGAGCTCTTCAAGGTCAGCGACCGCAAGAAGCGCGTCTTCGCGCTCGGTCCGACCCACGAGGAGGTCGTCACGCTGATCGCGCGCGACGAGATGAAGAGCTATCGCGATCTTCCGCAGACCATCTACCAGATCCTGGTGAAGTTCCGCGACGAGATCCGTCCCCGCTTCGGCGTGATGCGGGCCCGCGAATTCGTGATGAAGGACGCCTACAGCTTCAACGCCGACGACGAGTCCCTCGACGAGACCTACCGCGCGATGGAAGGCGCCTACCGGCGGATCATCGAGCGGTGCGGTCTCCGGTACGCGATGGTCGAGGCCGATTCCGGGTACATCGGCGGGAACGAATCGCACGAGTTCATGGTCCTCGCCGAGACGGGGGAGGACGTCATCCTGAGCTGCGAATGCGGTTACGGCGTGAACATCGAGCGCGCCGCGCCGCCGGCGCCCGCGGATGCGGCCGACGCCGGCCTCGATCCCTTCCGCGAGGTAGAGACGCCCGGCGCCGCGACGATCGACGAGGTCTCCGGTTTCCTCGGGGTCGAACCGTCATCGCTCGTCAAGACGCTCCTCTACCGGACGAACGAGAAGAACGTCGCCGTCCTCGTTCCGGGGGACAGGGACGTGAACGACCTGAAGCTGGGCCGGGTTTTCGACGACCCGGAGATCCGCTTTCTCGAACCGGGAGAGATAGCCGAACTGACCGGCGCGCGCGTGGGATTCTCCGGCCCCGTCGGGCTGCCCGGGGGAACCGAGATCGTCGCGGACCGGCTCGTCGCGGGATATCCGTCGATGATCGTCGGCGCGAACCGGGACGATCGGCATCTCGTCGGCGTCGTCGCGGGGAGGGATTTCAGCGTCGATCGATACGAGGATCTCGCCGGGGCGCGCGAGGGGGACGCCTGCCCGCGGTGCGGCAGGCCGATGACGGAAAGCAACGGTGTCGAGGTCGGGCACATCTTCAAGCTCGGCACGAAATACTCGGCCGCGATGAACGCGACGTTCCTCGACGAACAGGGAAAGGCACGCCCGTTCATCATGGGATGCTACGGATTCGGCATCTCGCGGATGGTCGCGGCGATCATCGAACAGCACCACGACGACGACGGGATCGTCTGGCCGGAGGCCGTCGCGCCCTTCCAGGTCATGATCCTGCCGGTGAACGCGCGTGACGAGGCGGTGATGGAGGCGGCGTCGAGAATCGAGAGCGAGCTCGCGGAGGCGGGGATCGAGGCGCTCGTGGACGACCGGGATCTCAGCCCGGGCGTGAAGTTCAAGGATTCGGAGCTCGTCGGCATACCGCTGCGCATCACGATCGGCAGGAAACTGCGCGACGGCGTCGTCGAACTCTTCCACAGGGACACGAGACAGGTCGAGGACCTGCCCGTGGAAGAGGCCGCGAGAACGGCGATCAGACAAATCGGGTGA
- the rpsT gene encoding 30S ribosomal protein S20 yields MPNHKSAWKRMRQNEIRRLRNRNHRSQLRKAIKDFRSLESADAKKEQYPRVSSVIDKSVKKGIIHHRTAARIKSRLSRNVA; encoded by the coding sequence ATGCCGAACCACAAGTCAGCATGGAAACGGATGCGCCAGAACGAGATCCGGCGCCTGAGAAACAGGAACCACCGCTCCCAGCTCCGCAAGGCGATCAAGGACTTCAGGTCCCTCGAGAGCGCCGACGCGAAGAAGGAGCAGTACCCGCGAGTCTCCTCCGTCATCGACAAGTCGGTGAAGAAGGGGATCATCCATCACCGTACCGCCGCGCGGATCAAGTCGAGGCTCTCCCGGAACGTCGCCTGA